TTGTGCGGGACATCTCCACGTCCAGGCCTGGTGCCGGAGGCGCGACGTGGGAGGTGCCTAATCCAGGGTGGCACACCATTGAGGTCGAGGGGGACGGTGATTGGCGCGTCCAGCTAGATCGAGGATTTTATTCGGAGCCCGCCCAGCCCGCAGCCGTGAATGTACGGCCTCAAATCTATCCAGCCCCAACACCCCTGGTGATCCAGCGATGTCCGGATAAAGCCGAGGATGACGTGGATATGACCGGCATCGAATGGCGGCAAAGTCGGGGGGCATACTCTGGCAGGGCGACCAAAGACATGACCAGGAAATTTGGATATCGAGCCGGGACCTACCGGCTTGAATATGAATACAAAGCTAGGCGGTATTTTGGCATCTGGATGCATACCAGGCGGGGCTTGAATGAGCTGCTTGTCAATCGTGTCGGTCGGGCTGACACGTATGTCGATGTTGTCTTGCCGAAAGATGATGAAGTCTGGTTCGAAGTAGATTCCCCGTTCGGAAACTGGGAATTTACCTTTGAACGAGTACGTTGATCAGCCAGAAAACGGCACATGCACCTGACGCGGCGCGCTCGCGCTGCCTGTCGCCAGCCCCGTCACGACCGCGCTGGCGAGCTGCCCACCTGGGGATCGTGAGCATGTCCCCCGACGTGCTGCTCGGGAAAACTTCCTCCATGGTGAATAGTCAGCCTTGAAAAACCCTAAAAATGGCCCGTCAGGCCCAAGCCTGCTCCGGCCGAACATTTGGCCGAAAAACGTGCCCGAGCAATTTGAGGCACAAAAAACGCAGCATCCGGATGAACTTCCGGAAATTGAACGCAGCGCAAGCCATAAACAGGTTCACGGAGTCGCCGATCCGGCCTTTGAGGTAGTTTCGAAGCATTCTGTGATCGTTCTTGCACTCTGCACTCTGCCGCCACCGAGTTACATGCTCCAGCCACCAAGATGCACGCGCCTGGTTGGTTTGAGATTTCATGACCACCTCCCTGAATTGGAGGGAACGTATCTCATAAGCCGAATTTATTGGAAGATGGGGTTTATAAGGCGCTTACGCATTAAAAACCAAACAATTTTTTGCCACTTCCCCTGCATTGCCGCACTCTAATTTTCTTGTCAGTTTGAGCCGGAACGGGTGGGCAGTTTGACATGGAATCAATGGGCTATTTCTTCGAAATGCTCAAATTACCAAACTTTTTTCTTCATCAATTCCGACATCATGGCAGGTAAATCCAAAAATGAACACCTCCTTCGCAGACATGGCCCTTGGCGCCGCCCTGGCCGCCGGCCAGGCAATCCTGGACATATACGCCACCGCTGATTTCGGCGTTGAAACCAAGGCCGACCAATCCCCCCTGACCAAGGCCGACCGCGCCGCCCACCATGTCATTCACCGGGCGCTGACCTCCACGAATCTGCCCATGCTCAGCGAGGAAGGCCGGAACATTCCCTATTCGGAACGGCAGGGTTGGAACACCTTCTGGCTGGTCGATCCATTGGACGGCACCAAGGAGTTCATCAAGCGCAATGGCGAATTCACGGTCAACATCGCCCTTATCGAGCAGGGAGTGCCCGTTTTTGGGGTGGTCTTTGCCCCAGTCCTGGATAAACTCTATTGTGGCGCCCACGGCATTGGCGCCTTTCGTCTGGACACGGCGAGTTCCTTTCGTGACGCCTCGTGGGAGCGCGTCCGGCAAGCGGCGTCCCCCCTGCCCCTGCCCCCCGCACCCAGACCCCACACCATTGTCGGTTCCCGCTCGCACCCCTCGCCGGAGTTCGCTGACTTCGTGGCCGCGGCCCAGGCCAGATATGGCCAGATCGACGTCCGCTCCATCGGCAGTTCCCTCAAAATCTGCCTGGTTGCCGAAGGATCGGCCGACGTATATCC
The DNA window shown above is from Deltaproteobacteria bacterium and carries:
- the cysQ gene encoding 3'(2'),5'-bisphosphate nucleotidase — its product is MNTSFADMALGAALAAGQAILDIYATADFGVETKADQSPLTKADRAAHHVIHRALTSTNLPMLSEEGRNIPYSERQGWNTFWLVDPLDGTKEFIKRNGEFTVNIALIEQGVPVFGVVFAPVLDKLYCGAHGIGAFRLDTASSFRDASWERVRQAASPLPLPPAPRPHTIVGSRSHPSPEFADFVAAAQARYGQIDVRSIGSSLKICLVAEGSADVYPRLGPTMEWDTAAGHAVAVHAGCSVTRADTDQALRYNKENLLNPFFIVERR